A region from the Acyrthosiphon pisum isolate AL4f chromosome A1, pea_aphid_22Mar2018_4r6ur, whole genome shotgun sequence genome encodes:
- the LOC100572121 gene encoding golgin subfamily A member 6-like protein 22: protein MQHVKPSAKGDPLCPLGFHPQVRWPTRCKRCFRDYKDHSNRNKDNGKSSLRKDDTTLSTPTLNNEATNEPTSLKNMSPDITNNGKNYYNVDKGGGSSRKTTSWTSTPDLTTLSDSVTSQVENVEDDEQAIPEYTVRRRTNLSRKDSMDVHSPRNSYNGDIAQYTPVHMKSTPNDKNMYNDDEDTISLADSDTTTDTYATIINDEDLHDQVLHLKAELKLTKAKCEKAEREKSDVLLRRLASLDTTPTSRTTASELLKHQQKINDLKSTCESLGDEKRLLTQRVHELEAELNKNKNTKVKSDDVQLIRSKLIAAETKIEDLTEENNDLNKEIHNMEQEMRDNFREEQDNEFIMLRREFDQVSKNCRILAFKLKKAERRMEELDNEKVENDKKTKEIIERLQSDLEKSKSNATQGDQKKRPMLGMIPKSASGERVSRESLTRGDSQEDPVQLQRDLQDSIEREADMREQLRFSEEEAKILRNKVSRLEEDNESMVLQLKKMATKTSYRPTNIADRDEGISDVEDATELKLLLELSEQEITVLKRKIEEFEVEKDQLKAKVLEYQTKLTSKKTYKPISKPAQPKTKEVKADFDKQTKAIKQLEIKTMDLETQLKNERQQIENLKSIHKKEQSTFEENKRIMDIQNEFEKKIKRIENELMVERKNYKDILNKYDILQKEQIDAKSKMTAEKEKLQCLLESRKKDTLKVELELKTLKDKYNNSIDLWNKEKLEMQKTLKDLEIAHSNDSWIKEKENMKKNLDEYLKETRTLNKQCSQYIEQIEKLKKDNESLQRNLDDFEKVVKVQHSRSMETELLEKNLKDMKIKVYNEEQARKTEVAALKVRYDNRMSVLSEELKNSQFQTLRFKRERDSYKQILDSADSNHQKGNYKVQNNDNQKEEFHVLQQQVSCMEEQLSEARLECSRLKTELVSEKSAWEITKSEMTSSINKLEEERLLNSGRSKLTGLKARMELAWQKEREEQQRLLQETSTLARDLRQTLYEVERERDKDRLESKRRIDQLTKNIEVDQQENRKKTNEMQCDLMDLRDAHAKLRTINEKLRKEKDKIEQECESLRLCNVRLRTDPQLEVKINNLSQLIKSLTIMVNENYELTNKSLNSIIAPTPPARRKSSTSREASPDLNSNQTLNNNNNEQIKQLLNKVNELTKELVINTNQQDVRSKRAVFGVRSSSTENDFNDKPPIRGSLYRKSLSLEQNFGNTDQDIWKRDERSQSRNRLTKQPNSFDSQQSNSSSKSDILSGEKTKKKGLFGKLKKLTKSSKSFDNDSDLSFKSSSSIYNIDVSSNKDSRGKLTDVFKPSTLPNLKKRAMSPSIFRRSESSRTSPSPSVRSDEYEEIS from the exons ATGCAACACGTTAAACCGTCCGCGAAAGGCGACCCGCTGTGTCCGCTAGGATTCCACCCGCAAGTCCGATGGCCGACTAGATGCAAACGGTGTTTCAG GGACTATAAAGATCATTCTAACAGGAATAAGGATAATGGCAAGTCATCGCTTAGGAAAGATGATACTACACTATCGACTCCTACTTTAAATAATGA ggCAACAAATGAGCCAAcaagtttgaaaaatatgtcaCCAGACATAACAAACAAtggtaaaaactattataacgtAGACAAAGGTGGTGGATCTAGTCGAAAGACTACATCATGGACATCGACGCCAGACTTGACAACACTTTCAGATAGTGTTACATCTCAAGTTGAAAATGTAGAag atGACGAACAGGCAATTCCAGAATATACGGTTCGAAGAAGAACAAATCTTTCACGCAAGGATTCTATGGATGTACATAGCCCAAGAAATAGTTACAATGGAGATATCGCCCAATATACACCGGTGCAT atGAAGTCAACgccaaatgataaaaatatgtataacgaTGATGAAGATACTATTAGTTTAGCTGATTCTGATACTACGACTGATACTTATGCGACTATTATAAATGATGAAGACTTACAC GACCAAGTATTGCATTTAAAAGCTGAATTAAAATTGACCAAAGCAAAATGTGAGAAAGCTGAACGAGAAAAGAGTGATGTTTTATTAAGACGACTAGCGTCTTTGGATACAACTCCGACATCTCGTACAACAGCTTCtgaa ttgttgaagcaccaacaaaaaataaatgatttgaaGTCTACTTGTGAAAGTCTCGGCGATGAAAAGAGATTGCTTACACAACGTGTTCATGAATTAGAAGCTGAGCTCAATAAAAACAAGAATACTAAAGTGAAGTCAGACGATGTGCAACTGATTCGTTCTAAGTTAATAGCTGCTGAAACTAAAATTGAGGATTTGACAGAAGAAaacaatgatttaaataaagaaatacataatatggagCAAGAAATGAGAGATAATTTTCG cgAGGAGCaagataatgaatttattatgctGAGAAGAGAATTTGATCAAGTTTCAAAGAATTGTAGGATTTtagcatttaaattaaaaaaagctgAGAGAAGAATGGAAGAATTAGATaatgaaaaagttgaaaatgacaaaaaaactaaagag ataATAGAACGATTACAAAGTgatttagaaaaatctaaatctaaTGCAACACAAGGAGATCAGAAAAAAAGACCTATGCTGGGCATGATACCTAAGTCTGCATCGGgagaa AGGGTTTCAAGAGAGTCATTAACTCGAGGTGATTCCCAAGAAGATCCAGTTCAACTACAGAGGGATTTACAAGATTCAATTGAAAGAGAAGCAGATATGAGGGAGCAATTAAGATTTTCTGAAGAAGAA gCTAAAATATTGAGGAACAAAGTGAGCCGTTTAGAAGAAGATAATGAGTCAATGGTGTTGCAACTCAAGAAAATGGCCACAAAAACAa GTTATCGCCCTACAAATATTGCTGATAGAGATGAGGGAATTTCAGATGTTGAAGATGCAACAGAATTAAAATTACTTCTTGAGCTCAGTGaacaa gaaattacagtattaaaaagaaaaatagaagAATTTGAAGTAGAAAAGGATCAGCTGAAAGCTAAAGTTTTAGaatatcaaacaaaattaacatccaaaaaaacttataaaccaATATCAAAACCAGCACAACCGAAG acTAAAGAGGTTAAAGCTGATTTTGATAAGCAAACAAAAGCTATTAAACAGTTGGAAATTAAAACTATGGATCTTGAAACCCAACTTAag aatGAGAGACAACAAAtagaaaatttgaaatcaatacataaaaaagaa CAATCaacttttgaagaaaataaaagaataatggatattcaaaatgaatttgaaaaaaaaataaaaa gAATAGAAAATGAATTGATGGTGGAGCGAAAGAATTacaaagacattttaaataaatatgacatattGCAAAAAGAACAAATAGATGCTAAAAGTAAAATGACAGCAGAAAAAGAAAAACTACAATG TTTGTTAGAAAGTAGAAAAAAAGATACATTAAAAGTTGAACTGGAGTTAAAAACACTGAAAGATAAATACAACAATTCTATTGATTTATGGAACAAAGAAAAATTAGAAATGCAG AAAACGTTAAAGGATCTAGAAATAGCTCATTCAAACGATTCATGGATAAAAGAGAaggaaaatatgaaaaagaatttggatgaatatttaaaagaaacaaggacattaaataaacaatgtaGTCAGTATATAGAACAGATAGAAAAACTTAAGAAAGAT aatgAAAGCTTACAACGGAATTTAGATGATTTTGAAAAGGTTGTTAAAGTCCAGCACAGTAGGTCAATGGAGAcagaattattagaaaaaaatctaaaagatATGAAAATtaa AGTATACAATGAAGAACAAGCCAGAAAAACGGAAGTTGCTGCTTTAAAAGTACGCTATGACAATCGCATGTCAGTTCTTTCTGAAGAGTTAAAAAACAGTCAGTTTCAAACTCTTAGGTTCAAAAGAGAACGTGATTCGTATAAGCAAATATTGGATTCAGCAGATTCTAACCATCAAAAAGGAAATTATAAAGtgcaaaataatgataaccag AAAGAAGAATTCCACGTCTTACAGCAACAAGTATCTTGTATGGAAGAACAACTTTCAGAAGCAAGACTTGAATGTTCAAGGTTAAAAACAGAACTGGTGTCAGAAAAATCAGCCTGGGAAATAACAAAATCAGAAATGACATCTTCTATTAATAAA ttGGAAGAAGAACGACTGTTGAATTCAGGAAGATCCAAATTAACAGGTTTGAAGGCTAGAATGGAGCTAGCATGGCAAAAAGAACGGGAAGAACAACAACGTCTTTTACAAGAGACATCAACATTGGCTAGAGATCTAAGACAAACATTATatgaa GTTGAACGAGAGCGAGATAAAGATCGTTTAGAATCAAAAAGGCGTATAGATCagcttacaaaaaatattgaggTTGACCAACAAGAAAATAGGAAGAAAACTAATGAG atgcAATGTGATCTTATGGATTTACGAGATGCTCATGCAAAATTAAgaacaattaatgaaaaactaAGAAAAGAAAAAGACAAAATAGAACAAGAATGTGAGTCATTAAGATTATGCAATGTTCGGTTAAGAACTGATCCTCAGCTTgaggttaaaattaataatttatcacagTTGATCAAAAGTTTAACTATAATGGTAAATGAAAACTATGAACTGACAAATAAATCTTTAAACTCGATAATTGCACCAACACCACCGGCTAGAAGAAAATCATCTACGTCTAGAGAAGCATCACCAGATTTGAATTCCAACcaaacactaaataataataataatgaacaaatcAAACAATTACTAAATAAAGTTAATGAGTTGACTAAagaattagttataaatacaaatcaacaagATGTCAGATCAAAACGTGCAGTTTTCGGTGTCag gtCGTCATCAACTGAAAACGATTTTAATGATAAGCCTCCAATAAGAGGGAGTTTGTATAGAAAAAGTCTTTCATTAGAACAAAATTTTGGGAATACTGATCAA gatATATGGAAAAGAGATGAACGTAGTCAGTCAAGAAATAGACTTACTAAACAACCAAATAGTTTTGacag ccaACAATCAAATAGTTCTTCTAAAAGTGATATTTTAAGCGGagaaaaaactaagaaaaaaggACTTTTTGGCAAGCTAAAGAAGTTaactaaaagttcaaaaagCTTTGATAATGATAGTGATTTG TCCTTTAAAAGCAGTTCCAGCATTTACAATATTGATGTATCTTCTAATAAGGACTCCAGAGGGAAACTTACTGATGTGTTTAAACCTTCAACATtacctaa CTTAAAAAAGAGAGCAATGTCTCCATCAATATTTAGAAGATCAGAAAGTTCAAGGACATCTCCATCGCCATCAGTACGTTCAGATGAATACGAAGAAATCTCTtag